A single window of Psychrobacter raelei DNA harbors:
- the rraA gene encoding ribonuclease E activity regulator RraA translates to MTKTNFVTCDLLDANPESQVCLPNIEGKSFYSFGGKDRFCGEIVTVKCFEDNSRVKELLNTDGRDAKGEGKVLVVDGGGSMRCALLGDMIAQSAIDNGWAGVIVYGCVRDVDDMAQMDIGVMALGCIPRKSNRRGEGQTDIEIRFGDLTLNSGMIIYADNNGIIASDKPLIA, encoded by the coding sequence ATGACCAAAACCAACTTTGTGACCTGTGATTTGTTGGATGCCAATCCTGAAAGCCAGGTGTGCTTGCCTAATATTGAAGGCAAGTCTTTTTATAGTTTTGGGGGTAAGGACAGATTTTGTGGTGAGATTGTTACGGTTAAATGCTTTGAGGACAACAGCCGTGTTAAAGAGCTGCTAAATACGGATGGCCGAGATGCCAAGGGTGAGGGCAAAGTATTGGTGGTTGATGGCGGTGGCTCAATGCGCTGTGCACTACTTGGTGATATGATTGCCCAATCAGCCATTGATAATGGCTGGGCTGGCGTGATTGTTTATGGCTGCGTGCGTGATGTGGATGACATGGCACAAATGGATATCGGTGTCATGGCGCTTGGCTGTATTCCTCGTAAGTCCAACCGCCGCGGCGAAGGTCAGACGGATATCGAAATTCGTTTTGGTGATTTGACCTTAAATTCAGGCATGATTATCTACGCTGATAATAACGGCATTATTGCCAGTGATAAACCACTGATTGCCTAG
- the mfd gene encoding transcription-repair coupling factor gives MPKFIEHPLTDIFTPTNEQLFPIDKAQKRWLYPAYAAAGSLWLASLSDCPVANVANRLKVVVTKDQNQLNQIETELAFCGVDAYVFPDWETLTYDELSPHQDIVSERINLLTDMPKQGILLISIQTLMQRMAPPSWLIGQHFDLSVGDIFDINQQREMLAAAGYRAVDNVFEPGEFAVRGSVIDIFAMGQPFPLRLDLFDNEIETIRFFNPQTQRTLSTQTLMDLVAGRADANSANQHDLTVESLSLLHKLPDVSKPITQFQILPAKEFPLDEGKETFRNNFAAMFPNVSSRRFELHKDVMAGIASSGLEYYQPLFFEIEDWSQNGHLFSYFPKDTLFIIDENTAEAQADYWSQIQRRYEERRHDIDKPIVDPTLLYLPSNSLNEMLNAYPRVILSQSDLAAADNTQSGKVKLPALMPPELPVSHQKAEPLLELLNYASAGWDDNTTEAALARPILVVAETAGRREILLELFRGKLNVQTFDSLQQFLGSELYQQSLIKNTASASNTKPTVGLTIAPIERGAVIDQHLSIISETQLFGRQVLQTRRRRQSDVSEEFLVKSVTELTEGSPVVHIDQGIGRYHGLITLDIGEGEQEFIHLKYADDASIYVPVANLQLISRYSGGDPALAPLHKIGSGKWDKAKQKALEQIHDVAAELLNMQARRQAKEGIHFKVETAQYELFASQFAFEETPDQANAIDAVMHDMKQNKPMDRLICGDVGFGKTEVAMRAAFIAVNSGYQVAVLVPTTLLAGQHEDNFKDRFADWPIRVETLSRFGGKKYQDQVLEDLAAGKVDIVIGTHKLLQKDVKFANLGLMIVDEEHRFGVRHKERIKAIQSDVDSLSMTATPIPRTLNMALTGMRDMSIIATPPARRLSIKTFVMQKTNQLMKEAILRELLRGGQVYLLHNDVASIERMAENIRELVPEARVGVAHGQMNERGLEQVMQQFYHKKFNVLVCTTIIETGIDVPNANTIIIERADKFGLAQLHQLRGRVGRSHHQAYCYLLVPSVKGLKGDAKKRLTAIERANTLGAGFMLASEDLEIRGAGEILGKQQSGNMQAIGFSLYMDMLERATKAIKAGKEPDLNTPLSLTSDINLHSSALIPEDYVNDVPQRLLFYKRISNAEDKEVLTDIRTEMIDRFGALPDQTKQLFAIHQLRVLAEPLAIYKIDATSNSVILEFAPDTPVEALAIIQLIQSDGNRYRMNGASGIRYTNPDKLDTPAKRVEVVRELLNHFTRHVKDKAAQ, from the coding sequence ATGCCTAAATTTATTGAGCACCCTTTAACCGATATTTTTACCCCCACCAACGAGCAGTTATTTCCTATCGATAAGGCGCAAAAGCGCTGGCTTTATCCGGCTTATGCAGCAGCAGGCAGCTTATGGCTGGCCAGTTTAAGTGATTGTCCTGTGGCCAATGTCGCCAATAGACTCAAGGTGGTCGTCACCAAAGATCAAAACCAGCTCAACCAGATCGAGACAGAATTGGCGTTTTGCGGTGTCGATGCTTATGTGTTTCCTGATTGGGAGACACTGACCTATGATGAGCTGTCACCGCATCAAGATATTGTCAGTGAGCGTATCAATCTATTAACCGATATGCCAAAGCAGGGCATTTTACTGATTAGTATTCAGACGCTGATGCAGCGTATGGCGCCGCCAAGCTGGCTGATTGGTCAGCATTTTGATTTAAGCGTTGGTGATATTTTTGACATCAATCAACAACGAGAGATGCTCGCCGCAGCCGGCTATCGGGCGGTGGATAATGTGTTTGAACCCGGTGAATTTGCGGTGCGCGGTAGTGTGATTGATATCTTCGCCATGGGTCAGCCGTTTCCTCTACGCTTGGATTTGTTTGATAATGAAATTGAGACCATTCGATTTTTTAACCCGCAGACTCAGCGCACACTGTCTACTCAGACCTTGATGGATCTGGTTGCAGGCCGTGCCGATGCCAATAGTGCCAATCAGCATGATTTAACGGTTGAATCCTTATCTCTACTGCATAAGCTGCCTGATGTGTCTAAGCCAATCACTCAGTTTCAGATCTTGCCGGCCAAAGAGTTTCCGCTAGATGAGGGCAAAGAGACCTTCCGTAATAACTTTGCAGCCATGTTCCCCAATGTCAGTAGCCGCAGGTTTGAGCTACACAAAGACGTAATGGCAGGCATTGCCAGTAGTGGTCTGGAGTACTACCAGCCATTATTTTTTGAAATAGAGGATTGGTCACAAAATGGCCATTTATTCTCCTATTTTCCCAAAGATACCCTGTTTATTATCGATGAAAATACGGCTGAGGCGCAGGCTGACTATTGGTCACAGATTCAGCGCCGTTATGAAGAGCGCCGTCATGATATCGATAAGCCAATTGTAGACCCTACATTGCTTTATTTACCAAGCAATAGCTTAAATGAGATGCTCAATGCGTATCCACGCGTTATCTTAAGCCAAAGTGACTTAGCAGCTGCCGATAATACTCAAAGCGGTAAGGTAAAACTGCCGGCACTGATGCCGCCTGAGCTGCCGGTCAGTCATCAAAAAGCTGAGCCTTTATTAGAGCTTTTAAATTATGCCAGTGCCGGGTGGGATGACAACACCACTGAGGCGGCTTTAGCGCGCCCAATCCTAGTGGTGGCCGAGACTGCTGGCCGACGTGAGATTTTACTTGAGCTATTTCGCGGCAAGCTTAATGTGCAGACCTTTGATAGCTTACAGCAGTTTTTAGGCAGTGAGTTGTATCAGCAATCATTGATTAAAAACACCGCATCCGCTAGCAACACTAAGCCAACGGTGGGTCTGACCATTGCGCCTATTGAGCGCGGCGCAGTGATTGATCAGCATTTATCCATTATCAGTGAAACTCAACTGTTTGGTCGTCAAGTGCTACAAACCCGTCGTCGCCGCCAAAGCGATGTGTCCGAAGAGTTCTTAGTAAAAAGTGTCACCGAATTAACGGAAGGCAGTCCGGTGGTGCACATTGACCAAGGTATTGGTCGTTATCATGGTCTAATCACTCTAGACATCGGTGAAGGTGAGCAAGAATTTATTCATCTAAAATATGCCGATGATGCCAGTATCTATGTGCCCGTGGCCAATCTACAGCTGATTAGTCGTTATAGTGGCGGTGATCCAGCACTTGCGCCTTTGCATAAGATTGGTAGCGGTAAATGGGATAAGGCCAAACAAAAAGCACTGGAGCAAATCCACGATGTGGCGGCTGAGCTGCTTAATATGCAGGCGCGCCGTCAGGCCAAAGAGGGTATCCACTTCAAGGTGGAAACGGCTCAGTATGAGCTGTTCGCCAGCCAGTTTGCCTTTGAAGAGACCCCCGATCAGGCCAATGCCATCGATGCGGTGATGCATGATATGAAGCAGAACAAGCCGATGGATCGCCTGATTTGCGGTGATGTGGGCTTTGGTAAAACAGAGGTGGCCATGCGCGCGGCCTTTATTGCGGTAAATAGTGGCTATCAAGTGGCGGTACTGGTGCCGACTACCTTGCTGGCAGGACAGCATGAAGACAACTTTAAAGACCGCTTTGCTGATTGGCCCATTCGAGTGGAGACGCTTTCTCGCTTTGGTGGCAAAAAATACCAAGATCAAGTGCTAGAGGATCTAGCAGCAGGCAAAGTAGATATTGTTATTGGCACCCATAAGCTGCTACAAAAAGACGTGAAATTTGCCAATTTAGGCTTAATGATTGTCGATGAAGAGCACCGCTTTGGGGTACGTCACAAGGAGCGAATTAAAGCCATTCAAAGCGATGTTGATAGCTTGTCTATGACTGCCACGCCTATTCCGCGTACGCTCAATATGGCATTGACCGGTATGCGTGACATGTCGATTATTGCCACTCCGCCGGCGCGCCGCTTGTCGATTAAGACCTTCGTGATGCAAAAGACAAATCAGCTCATGAAAGAGGCTATTTTGCGTGAACTGCTGCGTGGCGGTCAGGTGTACCTGCTGCATAATGATGTCGCTAGCATCGAGCGTATGGCAGAAAATATCCGGGAGCTTGTACCAGAGGCTCGAGTCGGTGTTGCGCATGGTCAGATGAATGAGCGTGGTCTTGAGCAGGTGATGCAGCAGTTTTATCACAAAAAATTCAACGTGCTGGTCTGCACCACCATTATTGAGACTGGTATTGACGTGCCCAATGCCAATACCATTATCATCGAGCGCGCCGATAAATTTGGTTTAGCGCAGCTGCATCAGCTACGTGGCCGAGTAGGGCGTAGTCACCATCAGGCTTACTGTTATCTTCTAGTGCCTTCGGTAAAAGGCCTAAAAGGCGATGCCAAAAAGCGCTTAACTGCCATTGAGCGTGCCAATACCTTGGGCGCAGGCTTTATGCTGGCCAGTGAGGACTTGGAGATTCGCGGCGCTGGCGAGATACTGGGTAAACAGCAAAGCGGTAACATGCAGGCCATTGGTTTTAGTCTGTACATGGACATGCTAGAGCGGGCAACCAAAGCCATTAAAGCGGGCAAAGAGCCGGATTTAAACACGCCGCTGTCGTTGACCAGTGATATTAATCTTCACAGCTCCGCGCTGATACCTGAAGATTACGTCAATGATGTGCCGCAGCGTTTGTTGTTTTATAAACGTATCAGTAATGCCGAAGACAAAGAGGTGCTTACTGACATTCGTACCGAAATGATTGATCGCTTTGGTGCGCTGCCTGATCAGACCAAGCAGCTGTTTGCGATTCATCAGCTGCGGGTATTGGCTGAGCCTTTGGCGATTTATAAGATTGATGCGACCAGCAACAGCGTTATCCTAGAGTTTGCCCCAGACACACCAGTTGAAGCACTAGCGATTATTCAGCTTATTCAGTCTGATGGTAATCGCTACCGTATGAATGGTGCCTCAGGTATCCGCTATACCAACCCGGATAAGCTTGACACGCCAGCCAAGCGAGTAGAAGTAGTGCGTGAACTGCTCAATCACTTTACCCGTCATGTTAAGGACAAAGCGGCTCAGTAG
- a CDS encoding NAD(P)H-binding protein — MKRKAIIIGATGLVGKQLVNHLSLMYDSLIIVARKPPKRMSAEMQFYQLGDFTNLQEIMASIAIGSDTDAFTCLGSTKKQAGGEEAFRRIDYEYNFEFAKVCREKGVQRFFLLSALGADVKSRFFYNRVKGELEQAVSELGFNELVIFQPSLLLGKHKGRVLENTAQSIYKVFSPLVPKTMKARPIEAQRVAAAMAVTAQNLYERHRFMDAQTESQVHKVTIIDNKQLLAMTQLKS, encoded by the coding sequence ATGAAACGTAAAGCCATAATTATAGGCGCAACTGGACTGGTTGGTAAGCAACTGGTAAACCACCTAAGTTTAATGTATGACAGCTTGATCATCGTGGCCAGAAAGCCACCAAAGCGCATGTCTGCAGAAATGCAGTTTTATCAATTGGGCGATTTTACCAACTTACAAGAAATCATGGCCAGTATCGCCATTGGCTCAGATACAGATGCTTTTACCTGTTTGGGCAGCACCAAAAAACAGGCCGGTGGTGAAGAGGCCTTTAGACGCATTGATTATGAATACAATTTCGAATTTGCCAAAGTGTGCCGCGAAAAAGGAGTACAGCGCTTCTTTTTATTGTCCGCTCTTGGAGCAGATGTCAAAAGCCGCTTTTTTTATAACCGTGTTAAAGGCGAGCTTGAGCAAGCAGTAAGCGAGCTGGGTTTTAATGAATTGGTCATCTTCCAGCCGTCTTTACTACTTGGCAAACACAAAGGGCGCGTACTTGAAAATACCGCTCAAAGTATTTATAAGGTATTCTCGCCTTTGGTGCCTAAGACCATGAAGGCTCGTCCTATTGAGGCACAAAGAGTCGCCGCTGCTATGGCGGTAACCGCTCAAAACTTATATGAGCGCCATAGATTTATGGATGCCCAGACAGAGTCGCAAGTACATAAAGTAACCATTATAGACAATAAACAACTGCTTGCGATGACCCAATTAAAGTCTTAA